The Ziziphus jujuba cultivar Dongzao chromosome 7, ASM3175591v1 genome includes a region encoding these proteins:
- the LOC107424416 gene encoding protein FMP32, mitochondrial has protein sequence MAAAAACKRVGQLGRNSGIRVSGSGVYGASQVLFPAFRYPHLDCRQVSQLVRSNGKRLFLVDTLALVRRLEGQGVPSKQAEAITAAITEVLNDSLENVSQSFVSKAEMQKIEMTQESNLSKFKSEVQNSQGHHFSLLQHETEKLRNDIEKMRNELRFEIDKVTAGQRLDLNLERGRIREELSNQNAETTNLTNKLDREIHALRAHLEAAKYDVIKYCIGTLVSISAVGLAVVRILM, from the exons ATGGCCGCTGCTGCGGCTTGTAAGCGTGTGGGGCAATTAGGAAGAAATTCGGGGATCCGAGTATCCGGTTCTGGAGTGTACGGTGCTTCACAGGTGCTGTTTCCAGCTTTTCGTTATCCGCATTTGGATTGTAGACAGGTTTCTCAGCTCGTGAGATCAAACGGAAAGCGGCTTTTTCTTGTTGACACTTTAGCGTTG GTAAGGAGATTAGAGGGACAAGGCGTGCCTTCGAAGCAAGCTGAGGCGATAACAGCTGCCATAACTGAAGTGCTAAATGACAGCTTAGAAAATGTGTCTCAGTCATTTGTTTCCAAGGCAGAGATGCAGAAA ATTGAAATGACTCAAGAATCCAATTTGTCCAAATTCAAATCTGAAGTTCAAAACTCACAG GGACACCATTTTTCTTTGTTGCAACATGAGACTGAAAAACTGCGGAATGATATAGAGAAGATGCGAAATGAATTAAG GTTTGAAATTGATAAAGTAACTGCGGGGCAGAGGTTGGATTTGAATCTTGAAAGGGG GAGGATCAGGGAAGAGCTATCAAATCAAAATGCTGAAACCACTAACCTGACTAACAAACTTGACCGG GAAATTCATGCTTTAAGGGCCCATTTAGAAGCAGCAAAATATGATGTTATAAAATACTGCATAGGTACACTTGTTTCTATCTCTGCTGTTGGGCTTGCTGTGGTCCGTATTTTGATGTAA
- the LOC107424406 gene encoding cytochrome P450 84A1, producing MDNLIEALQPPLPMAFLFIAPLLFLLGLVFMRRKKPFPPGPKGLPIIGNMSMMDQLTHRGLAKLAKQYGGLFHLKMGYVHMFAVSSPDVAREVLQVQDSIFSNRPATIAISYLTYDRADMAFAHYGPFWRQMRKLCVMKLFSRKRAESWDSVRDEVDKTVGIVAANTGTAVNVGELVFALTRDIIYRAAFGTSTQEGQDEFISILQEFSKLFGAFNIADFIPWLGWVDPQGLNNRLAKARASLDGFIDRIIDDHIQKKANKNGPDDVDTDMVDELLAFYSDEAKVKESEDLQNSITLTRDNIKAIIMDVMFGGTETVASAIEWTMAELMRSPEDLKKVQQELAEVVGLDRRIEESDFEKLTYLKCVFKETLRLHPPIPLLLHETSEDSEIAGYYIPKKSRVMINAWAIGRDHNSWEDADTFRPSRFLKEGVPDFKGSNFEFIPFGSGRRSCPGMQLGLFALELAVSHLLHCFSWELPDGMKPSELDMNDVFGLTAPRASRLIAVPSKRVLCPL from the exons ATGGATAATCTCATAGAAGCTCTTCAACCTCCTTTACCCATGGCGTTTCTATTTATTGCCCCTTTACTATTTTTGTTGGGTCTAGTCTTTATGAGGAGAAAGAAGCCTTTTCCACCGGGACCGAAGGGTTTACCCATAATCGGAAACATGTCGATGATGGATCAGTTAACACACAGAGGACTGGCCAAACTCGCTAAGCAATACGGCGGTCTCTTCCACCTCAAAATGGGTTACGTGCACATGTTCGCTGTTTCGTCACCTGACGTGGCACGTGAGGTTCTTCAGGTTCAGGACAGCATTTTCTCTAACCGTCCCGCCACCATAGCCATCAGCTACCTCACCTACGACCGAGCGGACATGGCTTTCGCTCACTACGGTCCCTTTTGGCGCCAGATGCGCAAGCTCTGCGTCATGAAGCTCTTCAGCCGCAAACGTGCCGAGTCTTGGGACTCCGTCCGCGACGAGGTCGATAAGACTGTCGGCATCGTCGCCGCCAATACCGGCACGGCGGTGAACGTCGGAGAGTTGGTTTTTGCCCTTACGAGGGATATTATCTACAGAGCGGCTTTCGGCACCAGCACTCAAGAAGGACAGGACGAGTTCATAAGCATACTGCAGGAATTTTCAAAGCTTTTCGGAGCTTTTAATATCGCTGACTTTATTCCTTGGCTTGGTTGGGTCGACCCGCAGGGACTCAATAACAGACTCGCGAAAGCTCGCGCGTCGCTGGACGGATTTATCGATAGGATCATCGACGACCACATACAAAAGAAGGCGAACAAGAATGGCCCCGACGATGTGGACACTGACATGGTGGATGAGTTATTAGCTTTTTACAGTGACGAAGCCAAAGTTAAAGAATCTGAGGAtttacaaaactcaatcacacTCACCAGAGATAATATCAAAGCCATCATCATG GATGTAATGTTCGGTGGGACAGAGACAGTGGCATCAGCAATAGAGTGGACAATGGCGGAGTTAATGAGAAGCCCAGAAGACCTAAAGAAGGTCCAACAAGAGCTCGCCGAAGTGGTTGGTCTTGATCGGCGGATCGAAGAGAGCGACTTCGAGAAACTGACTTATCTCAAATGCGTATTCAAAGAGACGCTTAGACTCCACCCACCGATTCCTCTTCTCCTCCACGAGACCTCCGAGGACTCCGAGATCGCCGGCTACTACATTCCCAAGAAATCGCGCGTCATGATCAACGCGTGGGCGATTGGGAGGGATCACAATTCCTGGGAAGATGCTGACACGTTCAGGCCTTCCAGGTTTCTCAAAGAAGGCGTGCCCGATTTCAAAGGGAGCAATTTCGAGTTCATTCCTTTCGGGTCGGGTCGGAGGTCTTGTCCGGGTATGCAATTGGGCCTCTTCGCGCTGGAATTGGCCGTCAGCCATCTTCTTCACTGTTTTTCGTGGGAATTACCCGATGGGATGAAACCGAGTGAGCTCGATATGAACGATGTCTTCGGACTCACCGCTCCAAGAGCGAGTCGACTCATTGCCGTACCGAGCAAACGCGTGTTGTGTCCTCTctga
- the LOC132804525 gene encoding leucine-rich repeat extensin-like protein 3, whose amino-acid sequence MVVHFLMTSNSLPCNVHSCNRPHGLTGEVFAFPPIDFLCPRPPHPHSQLQPPFPLPPPLPPPQPQPPPCPPPPPPPPPLPPPPPPPPPPLPPPPPPPPPPPCPPPQPYPLPFPPPPPPPPPPPPPPPPPPPPLLPPLPPPCPFPCLLLCPPPFPFPPPPPPPLPEPPPLPPPLPAFPPPPPPPPPLPPPPPPPPPLPPPFPWLFELLLCLTNILSSNNFILLPWLPSTKLCSLIDSLGMEVASNGVASWFASKPLSPSTNDGLNTTTARSKRAPKTLVVAVVVFIFCLHYLDSACINSHFHTSLFYTLRLLPKFSNRPFDNQRQPPQEQTSMYPTAKIV is encoded by the coding sequence atggtAGTCCACTTTCTTATGACGTCCAATTCATTGCCATGCAACGTGCATAGTTGTAACAGACCTCACGGACTGACAGGAGAGGTCTTCGCTTTCCCTCCCATTGATTTTCTGTGTCCACGGCCACCGCATCCCCATTCCCAATTACAACCTCCTTTCCCATTGCCTCCACCACTTCCTCCTCCCCAACCCCAACCGCCACCTTGTCCACCTCCTCCACCGCCGCCTCCACCTCTACCACCcccacctcctcctcctccgccACCACTACCACCACctcctccacctccacctccgCCTCCATGTCCACCACCCCAGCCATACCCTCTTCCATTTCCTCCGCCCCCTCCACCTCCGCCTCCTCCTCCtcccccaccaccaccaccacctccgcCACTGCTTCCTCCTCTACCCCCACCATGTCCATTTCCATGTCTGCTTTTATGTCCTCCTCCTTTCCCCTTTCCTCCACCTCCTCCACCTCCACTCCCAGAACCCCCACCGCTTCCCCCGCCTTTACCCGCATTTCCACCTCCTCCGCCACCACCTCCACCGCTgccacctcctcctcctcctcctcctccacttCCTCCCCCTTTCCCATGGCTGTTTGAATTGTTGCTGTGTTTGACAAACATCTTATCATCCAACAATTTCATATTACTTCCCTGGTTACCTTCAACCAAATTGTGTTCTTTAATCGACAGCTTAGGGATGGAAGTAGCATCGAATGGAGTAGCTTCATGGTTTGCATCGAAACCTTTGAGCCCATCTACCAACGACGGGCTTAACACAACTACTGCGAGAAGCAAAAGAGCCCCAAAGACTCTAGTAGTAGCGGTAGTAGTATTCATCTTCTGCCTCCACTACTTAGACAGTGCATGCATAAACTCACACTTCCATACATCCCTCTTTTATACCCTTCGCCTACTTCCAAAGTTTTCCAATAGACCTTTTGACAACCAGAGGCAGCCCCCACAGGAACAAACTTCGATGTACCCGACGGCAAAAATTGTCTGA